A stretch of the Desulfobacter sp. genome encodes the following:
- a CDS encoding helix-turn-helix transcriptional regulator → MQNFLSITELASKLGVDPTSVARWELSESEPSIENKAKLMDWFASFEV, encoded by the coding sequence ATGCAGAACTTTTTGTCTATTACAGAATTGGCATCAAAACTTGGTGTTGACCCGACCTCTGTTGCAAGATGGGAACTATCGGAATCAGAACCATCAATTGAGAATAAGGCCAAACTTATGGATTGGTTTGCCTCC
- a CDS encoding ATP-binding protein has protein sequence MHWAAKSCYSVLKGCPCGNLSNPDRPCICTPAQIRQYKARISGPLMDRLDIQVEVPRLSYDDLSGACESESSAQIRTRVKRARKIQNQRFSTLRQNAANQPLCFANAGMNQDMISNHCRLSTQSGNTLKQAMETLKLSARAYSSILKLARTIADLAGEEKIKRSHILEAIQYKSFDREDEAGGY, from the coding sequence ATGCATTGGGCAGCAAAAAGTTGTTATTCTGTACTAAAGGGGTGTCCCTGCGGAAATTTGAGCAACCCGGACAGGCCCTGTATCTGCACGCCTGCCCAAATCAGGCAGTACAAAGCCAGGATTTCAGGACCGCTGATGGACCGGCTGGATATCCAGGTGGAAGTGCCCAGACTGTCATATGATGATCTGTCAGGTGCCTGTGAATCCGAGTCATCGGCCCAAATCCGGACCCGGGTAAAGCGGGCCAGAAAGATTCAGAACCAGCGGTTCAGCACATTGAGACAAAATGCCGCCAATCAGCCCCTTTGTTTTGCAAATGCCGGCATGAATCAGGATATGATATCAAATCATTGCAGACTTTCTACCCAATCCGGAAATACTTTGAAACAGGCCATGGAGACCCTAAAGCTTTCTGCCAGAGCCTATTCAAGCATTTTAAAATTGGCCCGGACCATTGCCGATCTGGCGGGTGAAGAAAAAATTAAAAGATCCCACATCCTTGAAGCAATTCAGTACAAGTCCTTTGACCGGGAGGATGAGGCGGGGGGATATTGA
- a CDS encoding Fic family protein — protein MAVLDKYWKMTPNKRMAKHLALRELPSLVYEAVNLEGVAMTLPEVQTILDGVTVGGHKISDQNMVINQANTWERVFDLIDEDGFDFAKPVVLELHAIAGKNEAFEWGVFRSGHVSISGSGYEPPSPETLDQVWLQTVSEIEGLTEVYDRAIAAFLKMARAQFFWDVNKRMGRFMMNGILLKEGYPVINVPVKRQLEFNNLMLEFYASNEMSGMNHFLRSCINEKVIANFK, from the coding sequence ATGGCTGTTTTAGACAAATATTGGAAAATGACACCCAACAAACGAATGGCAAAACACTTAGCCCTTCGTGAACTCCCTTCCCTTGTTTATGAAGCTGTAAATCTTGAAGGCGTTGCAATGACACTGCCTGAAGTTCAGACCATCTTGGACGGTGTGACTGTGGGGGGGCATAAAATCAGCGACCAGAATATGGTTATAAACCAGGCAAATACTTGGGAGCGGGTATTTGATTTGATTGACGAAGATGGTTTTGATTTTGCAAAACCAGTCGTCCTTGAACTTCACGCGATTGCAGGTAAAAACGAAGCCTTTGAATGGGGAGTATTTCGTTCTGGTCATGTTTCAATAAGCGGGTCTGGATATGAACCACCTTCACCAGAGACTCTTGATCAAGTATGGTTGCAAACCGTATCTGAAATTGAGGGTCTTACAGAAGTCTATGACAGAGCTATTGCAGCATTTTTAAAAATGGCCCGGGCTCAATTTTTTTGGGATGTCAATAAAAGAATGGGTCGTTTTATGATGAACGGAATACTGCTCAAGGAGGGGTATCCTGTTATTAATGTCCCGGTAAAACGTCAACTTGAGTTCAATAACCTCATGTTAGAATTTTATGCTTCAAATGAGATGTCCGGTATGAATCATTTTTTACGTAGCTGTATCAATGAAAAGGTGATTGCAAATTTTAAGTAG
- a CDS encoding Hsp33 family molecular chaperone HslO, whose translation MIKKDIYDHDVKAQFKASAKDRLYRFMMADDQIKGAVVHSTRMVNEMKANHGLGPLETLILGQAYIAAALICSGVKGKDRVSLNIQCSGPVKGLDVESNAFGEVRGFLKANPIEVENPEQIKYLSTLYGAGFLSVTKYLEDGAMPYSGQIALVHGSIAEDLAEYFLKSEQIPTGFKLSVFFDENERVTGAGGIFLQAMPGVDTDKVAKAETLIEKIQSLGESFASGQTPESVISQSFSSLNPRFLDSSRVEFFCRCTKERMQGYLKGLAKEDREDICKNGPFPLEIRCHHCNSLYRFTRSELASIL comes from the coding sequence ATGATTAAAAAAGATATTTACGACCATGATGTAAAGGCGCAGTTCAAGGCCTCGGCAAAAGACAGGCTCTATCGGTTCATGATGGCCGATGACCAGATTAAGGGGGCGGTGGTGCACTCCACCCGGATGGTCAATGAGATGAAGGCCAACCACGGGCTGGGCCCTTTGGAAACCCTGATTCTGGGTCAGGCCTATATTGCTGCCGCGCTGATCTGTTCGGGGGTTAAGGGCAAGGACAGGGTCAGCTTGAACATCCAGTGTTCAGGCCCGGTAAAGGGGCTGGATGTGGAGTCAAATGCCTTTGGGGAGGTCAGGGGTTTTTTAAAGGCCAATCCCATAGAGGTGGAAAATCCAGAGCAGATCAAATATTTGTCCACCCTTTACGGGGCCGGTTTTTTATCTGTGACCAAATATCTCGAAGACGGGGCCATGCCCTATTCCGGTCAGATTGCCCTGGTCCACGGATCCATTGCAGAAGATCTGGCCGAGTATTTTTTAAAATCAGAGCAGATTCCAACAGGGTTTAAACTCAGCGTGTTTTTTGATGAAAACGAAAGGGTGACAGGCGCCGGGGGGATTTTCCTCCAGGCAATGCCCGGTGTGGATACTGACAAGGTTGCCAAAGCTGAAACCCTGATTGAAAAAATCCAATCTCTGGGCGAATCCTTTGCCAGTGGGCAAACACCTGAATCTGTTATCAGCCAGTCTTTTTCAAGTCTTAACCCAAGATTTCTGGACAGTTCCCGGGTGGAGTTTTTCTGCCGGTGCACAAAAGAGCGTATGCAGGGCTATCTTAAAGGGCTTGCAAAAGAGGACCGGGAAGATATCTGTAAAAACGGGCCTTTTCCCCTGGAGATCCGGTGTCACCACTGCAACTCCCTGTACCGGTTTACCCGGTCGGAACTGGCATCTATTTTATAA
- the iorA gene encoding indolepyruvate ferredoxin oxidoreductase subunit alpha, which translates to MHKLLKDSPGEKIMLLGNEAIARGAVEAGVAFATTYPGTPSSEISLNLFQMSQESDLYFEYSTNEKVALEVAAAAANSGLRTFCMMKHVGLNVAADPLMTLAYVGVTAGMVILTADDPAMFSSQNEQDNRYYAKFGGLPMLEPSSVAEAKDMIEQAFDLSEELKQPVLLRTTTRINHSNAFVTFGAIKAQKTKGRFERDPMRCVTVPAVSRGLHVKLLEKLEKTRDLSEASCFNFVQGKGDLGIIANGVSFHYAQDAVTDLGIEDKIRILRMGFSNPMPENKIKAFLKACTRVLVIEEGEPFMEEAVKAFAQEEGITIPIQGKSSTLFSRLSEYDPAMVREKIALCFGVEYTRPETIDVSDLPEIANRPPNLCSGCSHRATFYAVQKAADGMDIICPNDIGCYTLGFMPPLSTGDFVICMGSSVSTSCGFSKATDQKVVSFIGDSTFFHSGITGLVNAVFNNHNFTLVILENGITAMTGHQPHPGVDMEQMGHSGYGRVNIENLVKVLGVEHVSVIKPFKVKKSIDTIKEALAFKGVSVIISQEPCILFAKSLKLKKPRPFEVTDKCTDHKECINGIVCPSFYIDEGRVKIDADTCVGCALCAQICPENAIRPLKK; encoded by the coding sequence ATGCATAAATTGTTAAAGGACAGCCCGGGTGAAAAAATCATGCTCCTGGGCAATGAAGCCATTGCAAGGGGAGCTGTTGAGGCGGGAGTGGCCTTTGCCACCACTTATCCGGGCACCCCTTCGTCTGAAATTTCTCTGAATCTTTTCCAGATGTCCCAGGAGTCTGATCTGTATTTTGAGTACAGCACCAATGAAAAAGTGGCCCTGGAAGTGGCTGCAGCAGCAGCCAATTCAGGCTTGAGAACCTTTTGCATGATGAAGCATGTGGGGTTGAATGTGGCGGCAGATCCTTTGATGACCCTTGCCTATGTAGGGGTAACCGCAGGCATGGTCATTCTGACCGCAGATGATCCGGCCATGTTTTCCAGCCAGAACGAACAGGACAACCGCTACTATGCCAAATTCGGCGGACTTCCCATGCTCGAACCTTCGTCTGTGGCAGAAGCAAAGGATATGATAGAGCAGGCATTTGATTTGTCCGAAGAACTCAAGCAGCCTGTGCTGCTGCGCACTACCACCCGGATCAATCATTCCAACGCCTTTGTAACCTTTGGAGCGATCAAGGCCCAAAAAACAAAGGGGCGGTTTGAACGGGACCCCATGCGCTGTGTTACGGTGCCTGCCGTATCCCGGGGGCTCCATGTCAAACTCCTTGAAAAGTTGGAAAAGACCAGAGACCTTTCCGAAGCCTCTTGCTTTAACTTTGTTCAGGGCAAAGGTGATTTGGGCATTATTGCCAATGGGGTCAGCTTTCACTATGCCCAGGATGCGGTTACGGATCTGGGCATTGAAGATAAAATCCGGATTTTGCGGATGGGGTTTTCCAACCCCATGCCTGAAAACAAGATCAAGGCATTTCTCAAGGCCTGCACCCGGGTACTGGTCATTGAAGAGGGCGAACCCTTCATGGAAGAGGCGGTCAAGGCCTTTGCCCAGGAAGAGGGGATCACGATTCCCATCCAGGGAAAGTCTTCCACCCTTTTTTCCAGGCTTTCTGAGTATGATCCGGCCATGGTCCGGGAAAAAATTGCCCTTTGTTTTGGTGTTGAATATACCCGGCCGGAGACAATTGATGTTTCAGATCTGCCTGAAATTGCCAATCGTCCCCCCAACCTGTGTTCGGGCTGTTCCCACAGGGCAACCTTTTATGCGGTGCAAAAGGCAGCGGACGGGATGGATATCATCTGCCCCAATGACATTGGCTGCTATACCTTAGGATTTATGCCCCCCCTGAGCACAGGTGATTTTGTCATCTGCATGGGCTCTTCGGTGAGTACCTCCTGCGGGTTCAGTAAAGCCACGGACCAGAAGGTGGTTTCCTTTATCGGGGATTCCACTTTTTTCCATTCAGGGATCACAGGCCTTGTCAATGCCGTGTTCAACAATCATAATTTCACCCTGGTGATTCTGGAAAACGGGATTACGGCCATGACCGGCCACCAGCCCCATCCCGGGGTGGACATGGAACAAATGGGCCATTCAGGCTATGGCCGGGTTAATATTGAAAACCTGGTCAAGGTCCTGGGCGTGGAACATGTGTCTGTGATCAAGCCCTTTAAGGTGAAAAAGAGCATTGATACCATCAAAGAGGCCCTGGCGTTTAAAGGGGTGTCCGTGATTATTTCCCAGGAACCCTGTATCCTCTTTGCCAAGAGCCTTAAACTTAAAAAACCAAGGCCCTTTGAGGTGACTGACAAGTGTACTGACCACAAGGAATGCATCAACGGGATTGTCTGCCCCTCTTTTTATATTGACGAGGGCAGGGTGAAAATTGATGCTGATACCTGTGTGGGCTGCGCCCTTTGTGCCCAGATCTGTCCTGAAAATGCCATCAGGCCCCTGAAAAAATAA
- a CDS encoding indolepyruvate oxidoreductase subunit beta produces METTRLVIVAVGGQGNLLASKVLGEAALIEGVEVRMSEIHGMAQRGGVVESAIVFGNATSSIISDGEADILVGFEPAETLRAIKRCSAKTHVITNTATLPPFTVGIGKGAYPEVDTITRLLKEKTAGLVAIDAMAIAREAGSPMSVNIVLLGALIQTGALGFSKESVIEAIKRRTKPAFLDKNLKAFDLGFEAALNSAA; encoded by the coding sequence ATGGAAACAACCAGACTGGTAATTGTAGCCGTGGGCGGACAGGGCAACCTTCTGGCGTCCAAGGTTCTGGGCGAAGCCGCCCTGATTGAGGGCGTGGAAGTGAGGATGAGTGAAATCCACGGCATGGCACAGCGGGGCGGGGTCGTGGAATCGGCCATTGTATTCGGCAATGCCACAAGTTCCATTATTTCAGACGGAGAGGCAGATATCCTGGTTGGGTTTGAACCGGCTGAAACCCTAAGAGCGATTAAACGATGTTCTGCAAAGACCCATGTCATCACCAATACGGCCACGCTGCCCCCTTTTACCGTGGGCATTGGCAAGGGAGCATATCCTGAAGTGGACACCATTACAAGGCTGCTCAAAGAAAAAACAGCAGGACTTGTGGCCATTGATGCCATGGCCATTGCTCGGGAGGCCGGCAGCCCCATGAGCGTGAATATTGTGCTCTTGGGTGCCCTGATTCAGACCGGGGCCCTGGGGTTTTCCAAAGAGAGTGTGATTGAGGCCATCAAGCGGAGAACCAAGCCTGCATTTTTGGACAAAAACCTTAAGGCATTTGACCTGGGATTTGAGGCGGCCTTGAACAGTGCGGCCTAA
- the aroQ gene encoding type II 3-dehydroquinate dehydratase, whose translation MERKIQPGLVYVINGPNLNMLGKREPRVYGNLSLDQINQELEALGERLGMGLDFFQSNHEGQILDHLHGIFEENPLGIIINPGGLAHTSIALRDGLAMFSCPVIEVHLSNIHKREAFRRNSYIAGGCTGQISGFGDFGYHMALQAIGQGRG comes from the coding sequence ATGGAAAGAAAAATACAACCAGGCCTGGTTTATGTTATCAACGGTCCCAACCTGAATATGCTTGGCAAACGGGAACCCCGGGTTTACGGAAATTTAAGCCTTGATCAGATCAACCAGGAGCTCGAAGCCCTGGGTGAAAGACTGGGCATGGGGCTTGATTTTTTTCAGTCCAACCACGAGGGGCAGATCCTGGATCATCTTCATGGGATATTTGAAGAAAATCCTTTGGGGATTATCATTAATCCCGGAGGTCTGGCCCATACATCCATCGCCCTCAGGGACGGCCTGGCAATGTTTTCCTGTCCTGTTATCGAGGTCCATTTGTCCAATATTCACAAGCGGGAAGCCTTTCGGCGAAACTCTTACATTGCAGGGGGCTGCACGGGTCAGATCTCAGGGTTTGGTGACTTTGGCTATCACATGGCCCTGCAGGCCATTGGTCAAGGGCGAGGTTAA
- the mqnB gene encoding futalosine hydrolase, which translates to MSLLILSATSFEVAGLLKRAPKSSGHILKSGQVLYSGLGKEPGWHCLVTGPGGFNTAMGLGAFLDHHRPDLILDTGIAGAYAPSGLGVGDIALASQEQYFHTGVGIDFLSRIPLPFDLIQGNSKTRKGIYSFDRALVSQWLRRLKGALGQDRFKIIQGPFLTVSSITRGQDMALAIFQRFSPVMEAMEGAAAAHTAACYGVPMIEIRAASNRAGERDKGAWDIDLACDRLDKVCCIALDP; encoded by the coding sequence ATGTCCCTATTGATTCTTTCTGCCACTTCTTTTGAGGTGGCAGGCCTTTTAAAGCGTGCTCCCAAGTCTTCGGGCCATATCCTGAAATCGGGCCAGGTCCTGTATTCAGGCCTGGGAAAAGAGCCTGGCTGGCATTGTCTGGTCACAGGACCCGGGGGCTTTAACACGGCCATGGGCCTTGGGGCCTTTCTTGATCATCACCGACCGGATCTTATTCTTGATACCGGTATTGCCGGTGCTTACGCGCCTTCGGGCCTGGGCGTTGGGGATATAGCCCTTGCCAGCCAGGAGCAGTATTTCCACACCGGGGTGGGCATTGATTTTCTCTCCCGAATTCCCCTTCCCTTTGATCTGATCCAGGGAAATTCCAAGACCCGGAAGGGAATTTATTCTTTTGACCGGGCGCTGGTCTCCCAATGGCTGCGTCGTCTCAAAGGCGCGTTGGGCCAGGACCGGTTTAAAATTATCCAAGGGCCTTTTCTCACCGTCTCTTCCATCACCCGGGGCCAGGACATGGCCCTGGCAATTTTCCAGCGGTTTTCTCCTGTTATGGAGGCCATGGAAGGGGCGGCTGCGGCACATACTGCGGCCTGTTACGGGGTACCCATGATAGAAATCCGGGCCGCATCCAATCGTGCTGGAGAACGGGATAAGGGGGCCTGGGATATTGATCTGGCCTGTGACCGGCTGGACAAGGTCTGCTGCATTGCCCTTGACCCGTAA
- a CDS encoding arsenate reductase ArsC gives MGKKLKFLFLCTGNSCRSQMAEGWGRALKHDVLEVYSAGVETHGLNPEAVKVMAEAGIDISGHRSKVVHAGFDDPPRMAQELAYKGESAKVQLDCYRTIRDEIKAFVEKMPDNII, from the coding sequence ATGGGAAAAAAATTAAAGTTTTTGTTTTTATGCACGGGAAATTCCTGCCGCAGCCAGATGGCCGAAGGGTGGGGCAGGGCATTAAAGCATGATGTTCTAGAGGTCTATTCGGCAGGGGTTGAAACCCATGGCCTCAACCCCGAGGCCGTCAAGGTCATGGCCGAAGCAGGAATCGATATTTCAGGCCATCGTTCAAAGGTGGTTCATGCCGGGTTTGATGATCCGCCCAGAATGGCTCAAGAACTGGCCTACAAAGGCGAGTCCGCCAAAGTTCAGCTGGACTGTTATCGAACAATCAGAGATGAAATTAAAGCCTTTGTTGAAAAAATGCCCGATAATATCATTTAA
- a CDS encoding 4-oxalocrotonate tautomerase family protein, giving the protein MPYVNIKITDERVNRDQKLKLIQGAIRLFEDVLGKNPATTVVVIDEVDTDNWGIGGDSVTRLRKR; this is encoded by the coding sequence ATGCCTTATGTGAATATCAAAATCACAGATGAACGTGTCAACCGGGACCAAAAGCTGAAATTGATTCAGGGGGCGATAAGGCTGTTCGAGGATGTTCTGGGCAAAAATCCAGCCACAACCGTGGTTGTCATTGATGAGGTGGATACGGATAATTGGGGGATTGGCGGGGACTCTGTCACCCGGCTGAGAAAAAGGTGA
- the trkA gene encoding Trk system potassium transporter TrkA, protein MSMKANKPAKSTNILILGLGGVGYYLAKRLVHEGYAITAIEPDARMIRNADGDIDARFIQGNAMSVECWKEAGADRMDYLIAVTNNDAVNMMSCLLGDRFGILKKIARVRSTDFGGKNSILNAQDLKIDLIIHPEELAAQEIFRLIKLRSGDDILDMAQEQILAMASRIHETSPLAYQKLKDITSVQTGFPFRIVAIARGIKTLIPGGDDELLPGDQAFFMASSEHLPQLMTLTGTEQQKRHRVMIIGGGLVGSRLAQLLGKTFDVRLVEKDEEIAKALSHELGHTQILHGDGSDSNILVAAGLLEMDTFITATGENETNIMSCVLAKHLMTSGDVGTRQRKCISLVNKEDYVVLAATMGTDIALNKKILASNEILKFIRRGELLSVAHLHGFDAEMVEIVAAPGSPITKTPLSKLGGYYNGKIMIGGIRRDNTWQVAVGDTRIQSNERVIVACMSQNLKDVQKLFLA, encoded by the coding sequence ATGTCTATGAAAGCCAACAAGCCGGCAAAGTCTACCAATATTCTCATTCTTGGCCTTGGCGGGGTGGGATATTATCTGGCCAAACGCCTTGTACATGAGGGATATGCCATCACTGCCATTGAGCCGGACGCCCGGATGATCCGCAATGCCGACGGGGACATTGACGCCCGGTTTATTCAGGGTAACGCCATGAGCGTGGAATGCTGGAAAGAAGCGGGGGCGGACCGGATGGATTATCTCATTGCCGTTACCAATAATGATGCGGTGAATATGATGTCCTGTCTTTTGGGGGACCGGTTTGGGATTTTAAAAAAAATAGCCCGGGTCCGCTCCACCGATTTTGGAGGGAAAAATTCCATTCTCAATGCCCAGGACCTGAAAATTGATCTTATCATTCATCCGGAGGAGTTGGCTGCCCAGGAGATCTTCAGGCTCATCAAATTACGGTCCGGGGATGATATTCTGGACATGGCCCAGGAGCAAATCCTTGCCATGGCTAGCCGGATCCATGAAACCTCGCCCCTGGCCTACCAAAAATTAAAGGATATCACCAGCGTTCAAACAGGGTTTCCATTCAGGATTGTTGCCATTGCCAGGGGAATAAAGACCCTGATCCCCGGAGGGGATGATGAGCTTTTGCCCGGAGACCAGGCATTTTTCATGGCCTCAAGCGAGCATCTTCCCCAATTGATGACCCTTACGGGGACAGAACAGCAAAAGCGCCACAGGGTGATGATCATTGGGGGCGGTCTTGTGGGCAGCCGGTTGGCCCAGCTGCTGGGTAAAACCTTTGATGTTAGGCTGGTAGAAAAAGATGAGGAAATAGCCAAGGCCCTTTCCCATGAACTGGGCCATACACAAATTCTTCACGGAGACGGGTCGGATTCAAATATTTTAGTTGCAGCAGGGCTTTTGGAGATGGATACCTTTATCACGGCCACGGGTGAAAATGAAACCAATATCATGAGCTGTGTCCTGGCCAAGCATTTGATGACATCAGGGGACGTGGGGACCCGGCAGAGAAAATGTATCTCCCTGGTCAACAAGGAAGACTATGTGGTTCTGGCCGCCACCATGGGAACCGATATTGCCCTGAACAAAAAGATTCTGGCCTCCAATGAGATTTTAAAATTTATCCGCAGGGGAGAGCTGCTCTCTGTGGCCCACCTTCACGGGTTTGACGCTGAAATGGTTGAAATTGTGGCGGCTCCGGGCTCCCCCATTACCAAAACCCCCCTGTCCAAGCTTGGGGGGTATTACAATGGAAAGATCATGATCGGCGGAATCCGAAGGGACAATACCTGGCAGGTGGCTGTGGGGGACACAAGGATCCAGAGCAATGAGCGGGTGATTGTGGCCTGTATGTCCCAGAACCTTAAGGATGTTCAAAAGTTGTTTCTGGCCTGA
- a CDS encoding TrkH family potassium uptake protein codes for MNYKAITNVLGKLLIITGTSLLAPIFCSLIYGENDLDALVATAAITITAGIPLWKIFRHHHTLNIKDGFFIAFFGWVLISAVSALPFIFHGSIPSFTDAFFEMMSGYTTSGATILTDIEVVPHGLIFWRSQTHLLGGMGFLTLTIIFLPHGMGGVRIFRAESSPGQVITREKFIPRNRDTMVWLWGIYIGLNLIQTLLMCGGGMSLFDSLCHAFGTVSTSGYSPYNASIGHYNNAYFDWVIITFMFLGGVTFMLFYHLMMGNLKIIVKNTEFRWYLGFILFFCGMVTFLLWQNNTYPFWDALRYGTFQVTSLLTTTGFTTADYELWPQSSQMFLYAVCFIGACAGSTTSGIKVVHYVLIWKFGIATIKQIFFSPMSVISVRLNQRPVDNQIGQLAVFYFIVNIFLVLGGGCFMVLSDNMDFTTAMSSVIATLMNIGPGFGDVGPSENYAFISVTGKWFLSWLMLVGRLEMFSALVIFYPSFWKR; via the coding sequence ATGAATTATAAAGCCATCACCAATGTGCTGGGAAAGCTTTTAATCATCACCGGCACCTCCTTGCTGGCCCCCATATTCTGTTCCCTGATCTATGGTGAAAATGATTTGGACGCCCTTGTTGCAACGGCCGCCATCACCATAACGGCAGGCATTCCTCTGTGGAAAATATTCCGGCACCACCACACCCTGAATATCAAGGACGGATTTTTCATTGCCTTTTTCGGCTGGGTGCTGATCTCTGCGGTCTCAGCCCTTCCTTTTATCTTCCACGGCTCCATTCCCTCATTCACGGATGCTTTTTTTGAAATGATGTCCGGATATACCACCTCCGGGGCCACCATACTCACAGACATTGAGGTGGTGCCCCATGGGCTGATTTTCTGGCGGAGCCAGACCCACCTTTTGGGGGGCATGGGATTTCTCACCCTGACCATTATTTTTCTGCCCCACGGCATGGGCGGGGTGAGAATATTCAGGGCTGAATCTTCCCCAGGCCAGGTGATCACCCGGGAAAAATTCATACCCAGGAACCGGGACACCATGGTCTGGCTCTGGGGAATTTATATTGGGCTGAACCTGATCCAGACCCTTCTCATGTGCGGAGGCGGCATGTCTCTGTTCGATTCTCTCTGCCATGCATTCGGCACGGTTTCCACCTCGGGATACTCACCGTATAACGCCAGTATCGGCCATTACAACAATGCCTATTTTGACTGGGTGATCATCACCTTCATGTTTTTGGGCGGGGTCACCTTTATGCTCTTTTACCACCTCATGATGGGCAACCTTAAAATCATTGTCAAAAACACCGAATTCAGGTGGTATTTAGGCTTTATCCTTTTTTTCTGCGGCATGGTGACCTTCCTGCTATGGCAAAACAATACCTATCCTTTTTGGGATGCCTTGAGATACGGGACCTTCCAGGTGACCTCCCTGCTCACCACCACCGGATTCACCACGGCAGACTACGAGCTCTGGCCCCAGTCCTCACAAATGTTTTTATATGCGGTCTGTTTTATTGGTGCCTGTGCCGGCTCCACCACCTCGGGCATTAAAGTGGTTCATTATGTCCTGATATGGAAATTCGGCATTGCCACCATCAAACAGATTTTCTTCTCCCCCATGTCAGTCATCTCGGTCCGGCTCAACCAGCGGCCCGTGGACAACCAGATCGGCCAGTTAGCGGTATTTTATTTTATCGTCAATATCTTTCTGGTTCTGGGCGGGGGATGTTTTATGGTGCTCTCGGACAATATGGACTTTACCACGGCCATGAGTTCAGTGATTGCCACACTCATGAATATCGGACCTGGTTTCGGGGATGTGGGGCCCAGTGAAAATTATGCCTTTATCTCGGTCACAGGCAAGTGGTTTTTATCCTGGCTCATGCTGGTGGGCCGCCTGGAAATGTTCTCCGCCCTGGTCATCTTCTACCCCTCGTTCTGGAAAAGATAA
- a CDS encoding IS4 family transposase, translating into MTHISVPKKQLRSLNFDNFRCPLIKSLSKAPELQSRGDRPLKMTFEDQINALVYFHLQEHKSARHLIQDLKENVFAKENIAPDGGISRSSFCEAINHRGLEQLQFIFEDLYKQALECHPGEHAELGELVSIDGSLINAVLSMHWANYRKGSKKAKVHCGFDINHGIPNKIFLTEGNGAERTFVPKILSKGQTGVMDRGYQSHKEFDLLQEQGKHFVCRIKTRTTRTIIDNHETPSDSYIFYDALVKLGTPNQNQTKRPVRVVGYKIAGVKYYVATDRHDLTAEQIATIYKLRWTIEDFFKWWKEHLKVYHLIARSEYGLMVQILGGLITYLLLAIHCQKQFNEKVTIKRVRQLRTAILNDLFGCEEQGSHSSNRDNIVKDQKIIEQAKT; encoded by the coding sequence ATGACGCACATCTCAGTCCCTAAAAAACAACTACGGTCCCTGAACTTTGACAATTTCAGGTGCCCTCTGATAAAGTCACTTTCAAAAGCACCGGAATTACAATCTCGAGGAGACCGCCCTTTAAAAATGACATTCGAAGACCAGATAAATGCTTTGGTTTATTTCCATCTTCAGGAGCACAAGTCTGCCCGACATTTAATTCAGGATCTCAAGGAGAATGTTTTTGCTAAAGAAAATATTGCGCCAGACGGTGGTATCAGCCGTAGTAGTTTCTGTGAAGCCATCAATCACAGGGGACTCGAACAACTGCAATTTATCTTTGAGGATCTTTATAAACAGGCTCTTGAGTGTCATCCGGGTGAACACGCCGAGTTAGGAGAGTTGGTTTCCATTGACGGTAGTCTCATAAATGCAGTCCTTTCAATGCACTGGGCGAACTACAGAAAAGGAAGTAAAAAAGCCAAAGTACATTGCGGATTTGACATTAATCACGGAATCCCAAACAAAATCTTTTTGACTGAAGGCAACGGCGCTGAACGCACTTTTGTTCCCAAAATACTTTCCAAGGGGCAAACAGGTGTTATGGATCGTGGATATCAATCCCATAAAGAATTTGACCTGCTTCAGGAGCAAGGCAAACATTTTGTCTGCCGTATAAAAACCAGGACAACAAGAACAATTATTGATAACCACGAGACCCCTTCCGACAGCTACATTTTTTATGATGCACTGGTTAAACTTGGTACTCCGAATCAAAACCAGACGAAAAGGCCTGTTCGGGTTGTTGGCTATAAAATTGCTGGCGTCAAATACTATGTGGCAACTGACAGGCATGATTTAACAGCGGAACAAATAGCAACAATTTATAAACTCCGGTGGACCATTGAGGATTTTTTCAAATGGTGGAAAGAACATCTGAAGGTATATCATCTCATTGCCCGCAGTGAATACGGCCTTATGGTTCAGATTCTTGGCGGCCTTATCACTTACCTGTTACTGGCAATCCATTGCCAAAAACAGTTTAATGAAAAGGTCACGATCAAAAGAGTTCGGCAGCTGCGAACCGCCATTCTAAATGACCTGTTTGGCTGCGAGGAGCAGGGCTCTCATAGTTCAAACAGGGACAATATTGTCAAAGATCAAAAAATTATTGAGCAAGCAAAAACCTAA